A stretch of Synechococcus sp. MIT S9220 DNA encodes these proteins:
- a CDS encoding M15 family metallopeptidase: protein MRRPWSDVVIDDCGEPLVSLKPRFLCLEPHPYACVGAPYGEDADPYRLRSGVLKRLIAAQTLLSMRSDPEVGTVQLAIFDAWRPIRVQAFMVEHAIQEQCRSQGFDPSDPLMAAALEQVQSDVAKFWAPPSPDPCTPPPHSTGGAVDLTLADSSGALLEMGGDIDAIGDQSIPDHHAKEAEANPYGEVARWHGRRCLLNEVMTKAGFARHPNEWWHFSHGDQLWAWQQQTPGAIYASVSRSC from the coding sequence ATGCGTCGTCCCTGGAGCGATGTGGTGATCGACGACTGTGGTGAGCCGCTTGTTTCGCTCAAGCCACGTTTCCTGTGCCTTGAGCCCCATCCCTATGCCTGCGTCGGCGCACCGTATGGCGAAGATGCAGATCCCTATCGATTGCGTTCCGGCGTTCTCAAGCGGCTGATTGCCGCACAAACCCTTCTGTCGATGCGCAGTGACCCTGAGGTCGGCACGGTGCAGCTGGCGATTTTTGACGCGTGGAGACCCATCCGTGTGCAGGCCTTCATGGTGGAGCACGCCATTCAGGAGCAATGTCGCTCCCAGGGTTTTGATCCTTCAGACCCATTGATGGCTGCAGCTCTTGAACAGGTGCAAAGCGATGTGGCCAAGTTCTGGGCTCCTCCGAGTCCTGATCCCTGCACACCCCCTCCACACAGCACCGGTGGTGCAGTCGATCTCACTCTTGCGGACAGCTCTGGAGCTCTGCTCGAGATGGGTGGTGACATCGATGCCATCGGCGATCAGTCCATTCCTGATCACCACGCCAAGGAGGCTGAAGCGAATCCCTACGGTGAGGTGGCTCGCTGGCACGGTCGTCGTTGTCTGCTCAACGAAGTGATGACCAAGGCTGGTTTTGCCAGACATCCCAATGAATGGTGGCATTTCAGCCACGGAGATCAACTCTGGGCCTGGCAACAACAGACCCCCGGAGCGATCTACGCCTCCGTTTCCAGGAGTTGTTGA
- the glyS gene encoding glycine--tRNA ligase subunit beta gives MANTFLLEIGTEELPADFVRSALQQLERRVRTDLKELRLDHGQLSVTGTPRRLLVQISDLIDSQPDLEEDRKGPPVSQALVDGQPGPAAIGFAKRCGVDPSQLESRETPKGPCLFASVCTPGQESSVLLQDFIPQWIDCLQGRRFMRWGSGEQRFSRPVRWLVALLGETSIPVTLNASDPLVRSGRHSRGHRLHDSLAELKSADELPARLAEAGVMVDRDQRAETIRSCIAAEAASCGGEADCPESLFQELVDLVEAPLVLKGEIADQYLDLPPEVIVTVMQSHQRYVPLRRPNATADPLQLEARNVLRSDFLLVGNGLPDASNTIVSGNQRVLSARLADAEFFLNVDRRQPSEQRRQELDRVTFAEGLGSLLDRTERIGWVMEQLVQALATSDSLADHGRRAAHLCKNDLVCQMVGEFPELQGLMGGKYLLEEGEHRDVALAVAEHYQPAGSGDAPPSSDAGALLALAERLELLLSIFAKGQRPTGSSDPYALRRAGNGIVQILWDRGWRLPLQTLLGKAAHHWAGLFPAFQFDATSLANDLGQLLRQRMVSQFEDDGFPPDLVQAVSGEGVSSARLLQDPIDARERLLLLQDLRADGRLQAVQAVVQRASKLAEKGDLDSSQLVPDRVIEASLFGSPSESDLLKQLETLSPLAEACDYAGLASELQGAARALEAFFDGENSVMVMAEDEAVRRNRLNLLGVLRNQASVLACFDNIQS, from the coding sequence GTGGCAAACACGTTTCTGCTCGAGATCGGCACCGAGGAACTACCGGCTGATTTCGTGCGCTCAGCGCTCCAGCAGTTGGAGCGGCGTGTTCGCACTGATCTGAAGGAGCTTCGGCTTGACCATGGACAGCTCTCCGTTACCGGCACACCCCGTCGTTTGCTAGTTCAGATCAGTGATCTCATCGATTCACAACCTGATCTTGAGGAGGATCGAAAGGGCCCTCCTGTGTCCCAGGCGCTGGTTGACGGCCAGCCTGGACCGGCTGCCATCGGTTTTGCCAAGCGTTGTGGCGTGGACCCTTCGCAGCTCGAAAGTCGAGAGACGCCCAAGGGCCCCTGTCTGTTTGCGAGCGTTTGCACACCTGGTCAAGAGAGCTCCGTTCTGTTGCAGGACTTCATCCCCCAGTGGATCGACTGCCTTCAGGGTCGTCGGTTCATGCGCTGGGGAAGTGGAGAGCAGCGGTTCAGTCGACCCGTGCGTTGGCTGGTCGCTCTGCTGGGTGAGACCTCGATCCCAGTGACGCTCAATGCCTCTGATCCCCTCGTGCGCAGTGGTCGTCACAGTCGTGGCCACCGTCTCCACGACTCACTCGCTGAGCTGAAGTCAGCGGATGAACTCCCCGCGCGTCTGGCTGAAGCCGGTGTGATGGTGGATCGCGATCAGCGTGCCGAAACCATTCGCAGTTGCATTGCTGCGGAGGCAGCGTCTTGCGGTGGTGAGGCGGATTGTCCTGAGAGTTTGTTTCAGGAGCTGGTGGATCTGGTGGAGGCCCCGCTTGTCCTCAAGGGTGAAATTGCCGATCAGTATCTGGATCTACCCCCAGAAGTGATTGTCACGGTGATGCAGTCGCATCAGCGCTATGTCCCGCTCAGACGACCGAACGCGACTGCCGATCCATTGCAGCTTGAGGCTCGCAATGTGTTGCGGTCTGATTTTCTGCTGGTTGGCAATGGACTGCCGGATGCCTCCAACACGATTGTCAGTGGTAATCAGCGAGTTCTGAGCGCTCGACTTGCCGATGCGGAGTTTTTCCTCAACGTTGACCGCCGTCAGCCCAGCGAGCAGCGCCGTCAGGAGCTCGATCGCGTCACCTTTGCCGAAGGTCTCGGCAGCCTGCTGGATCGCACCGAGCGGATTGGTTGGGTGATGGAGCAGCTGGTTCAGGCTCTGGCAACCAGCGACTCATTGGCAGACCATGGACGCCGTGCGGCCCATCTCTGCAAGAACGATCTTGTCTGCCAGATGGTGGGTGAATTCCCGGAACTTCAAGGCCTGATGGGCGGCAAATATCTGCTTGAAGAGGGTGAGCACCGCGATGTTGCCTTGGCAGTGGCTGAGCACTATCAACCCGCCGGATCTGGCGACGCACCTCCCTCAAGCGATGCCGGTGCCCTGTTGGCGCTGGCGGAGCGCCTGGAGCTTCTGCTCAGCATTTTCGCCAAAGGTCAGCGCCCGACGGGCTCGTCCGATCCTTATGCGCTTCGCCGTGCTGGCAACGGGATCGTTCAGATCCTCTGGGATCGTGGCTGGCGCCTACCGCTGCAGACTCTCTTGGGCAAAGCAGCACATCACTGGGCAGGGTTGTTCCCAGCGTTTCAGTTCGACGCGACTTCTCTTGCCAATGATCTGGGACAGCTGTTGCGCCAACGCATGGTGTCTCAGTTCGAGGACGATGGTTTTCCCCCCGATCTTGTGCAGGCCGTGAGCGGAGAGGGCGTCAGTAGCGCACGCCTGCTTCAGGATCCGATTGATGCGCGTGAACGGTTGTTGTTGCTCCAGGATCTGCGGGCTGATGGCCGGCTTCAAGCGGTTCAGGCTGTGGTTCAACGAGCATCCAAGCTCGCTGAGAAAGGAGATCTCGACAGCTCTCAACTGGTTCCGGATCGCGTGATCGAAGCATCGTTGTTCGGCTCCCCCAGTGAGTCTGATCTGCTGAAGCAGTTGGAGACCCTCAGTCCGCTTGCTGAGGCCTGTGATTACGCAGGTCTGGCATCAGAGCTCCAGGGTGCTGCCCGAGCTCTCGAAGCCTTCTTCGACGGCGAAAACAGTGTGATGGTGATGGCAGAGGACGAAGCAGTGCGACGCAACCGTCTAAACCTGCTGGGTGTACTGCGCAATCAGGCTTCCGTTTTGGCGTGTTTCGACAACATCCAGTCGTGA
- the chlP gene encoding geranylgeranyl reductase, whose amino-acid sequence MLRVAVIGGGPSGSCAAEVLAKAGISTWIFERKLDNAKPCGGAIPLCMVEEFELPESIIDRKVRNMKMISPSNKEVDIRLDPLGYDNDAYIGMCRREVFDAFLRNRSAELGATLVNALVQKIDTGTNRQGPYTLHYADYSNGGPTGEMKTLEVDLIIGADGANSRVAKAMDAGDYNVAIAFQERIKLPAEEMTYYEDLAEMYVGTDVSPDFYAWVFPKFDHVAVGTGTMQQNQSLIKGLQKGIRERARKRLFKGEVIKVEAHPIPEHPRPRRVVGRMALVGDAAGYVTKSSGEGIYFAAKSGRMCAEAIVEISANGSCIPTEKQIKSTYLKRWDRKYGATYAVLDILQKIFYRNDAAREAFVEMCDDRDVQKLTFDSYLYKRVVMMNPWQQVKLTLRTVGSLLRGQALAPSNYGSVPSAVGRSDGDFLAEEAAQAIKSKASEDPASNSEERSKVTSS is encoded by the coding sequence ATGCTGAGAGTTGCCGTCATCGGCGGAGGTCCGAGTGGATCCTGCGCGGCCGAAGTGCTTGCAAAAGCTGGCATCAGCACCTGGATATTCGAGCGCAAACTCGACAACGCAAAGCCCTGCGGAGGAGCGATCCCTCTCTGCATGGTCGAGGAATTCGAACTTCCCGAATCGATCATCGATCGAAAAGTCCGCAACATGAAGATGATTTCCCCCTCCAACAAGGAGGTGGACATCCGGCTGGACCCACTCGGTTACGACAACGATGCCTACATCGGCATGTGTCGTCGCGAGGTTTTTGACGCCTTCCTGCGCAACCGTTCCGCTGAGCTCGGGGCGACCCTCGTGAATGCCCTCGTTCAGAAGATTGATACCGGAACCAATCGCCAGGGGCCCTACACCCTGCATTACGCGGACTACAGCAACGGTGGGCCCACCGGCGAGATGAAGACTCTCGAGGTGGATCTGATCATTGGCGCCGACGGCGCCAATTCCCGTGTCGCCAAGGCAATGGATGCCGGTGATTACAACGTGGCCATCGCTTTCCAGGAACGCATCAAGCTGCCTGCTGAGGAGATGACCTATTACGAGGATCTCGCCGAGATGTACGTCGGCACCGATGTCTCCCCTGACTTCTATGCCTGGGTGTTCCCCAAGTTCGACCACGTGGCTGTGGGAACAGGAACGATGCAGCAGAACCAGTCGTTGATCAAGGGTCTGCAGAAAGGCATTCGTGAACGTGCGCGCAAGCGTCTGTTCAAAGGTGAGGTGATCAAGGTCGAAGCTCATCCCATCCCAGAACACCCCCGTCCAAGACGCGTCGTTGGTCGGATGGCCCTCGTGGGCGACGCCGCTGGGTATGTCACCAAGAGCTCCGGCGAAGGGATTTACTTCGCTGCCAAGAGTGGGCGGATGTGTGCTGAAGCCATCGTTGAGATCTCAGCCAACGGCAGCTGCATCCCCACGGAGAAGCAGATCAAGTCCACCTACCTGAAGCGCTGGGACAGAAAGTACGGCGCCACGTACGCGGTGCTCGACATTCTCCAAAAGATTTTCTACCGGAACGATGCTGCTCGCGAAGCCTTCGTGGAGATGTGCGATGACCGCGATGTACAGAAGCTCACCTTCGACAGCTACTTGTACAAACGAGTGGTGATGATGAATCCCTGGCAGCAGGTCAAACTCACCCTGCGAACTGTGGGAAGCCTGTTGCGTGGTCAGGCACTGGCACCGTCGAACTACGGATCTGTTCCCTCAGCCGTAGGTCGCTCAGACGGTGACTTCCTTGCCGAGGAAGCGGCCCAGGCGATCAAATCGAAGGCCAGTGAAGACCCAGCTTCAAATAGCGAGGAGCGTTCAAAAGTCACCAGCAGCTGA
- the rpsB gene encoding 30S ribosomal protein S2, which yields MAVVTLAEMMEAGAHFGHQTRRWNPKMSRYIYCARNGVHIIDLVQTAVCMNNAYKWTRTAARSGKRFLFVGTKKQASEVIAHEAARCGASYVNQRWLGGMLTNWTTMKARIDRLKDLERMESSGAIAMRPKKEAAVLRRELDRLQKYLGGLKNMRRLPDVVVLVDQRRETNAVLEARKLDIPLVSMLDTNCDPDLCEVPIPCNDDAVRSVQLVLSRLADAINEGRHGSNEQRGADNQG from the coding sequence ATGGCTGTCGTCACTCTCGCCGAGATGATGGAAGCTGGTGCCCATTTTGGTCACCAGACCCGTCGCTGGAACCCAAAGATGTCGCGTTACATCTATTGCGCGCGCAACGGAGTTCACATTATTGATCTTGTGCAGACCGCTGTCTGCATGAACAACGCCTACAAATGGACGCGCACCGCGGCCAGAAGCGGCAAGCGTTTTCTGTTCGTTGGCACCAAGAAACAAGCGTCCGAGGTGATCGCTCATGAAGCGGCACGTTGTGGAGCGTCCTATGTGAACCAGCGTTGGCTGGGTGGAATGCTCACCAACTGGACCACGATGAAGGCCCGGATTGATCGCCTGAAGGATCTGGAGCGGATGGAGTCCAGCGGTGCGATCGCCATGCGCCCCAAGAAGGAAGCCGCTGTGCTCCGCCGGGAGCTTGATCGTCTTCAGAAGTACCTCGGTGGTCTGAAGAACATGCGTCGTCTGCCCGATGTGGTGGTCCTGGTGGATCAGCGTCGCGAGACCAACGCTGTTCTCGAGGCCCGCAAGCTCGATATTCCCCTGGTGTCGATGCTTGACACCAACTGCGACCCCGATCTCTGCGAGGTGCCGATTCCTTGCAATGACGATGCTGTGCGTTCCGTGCAGCTGGTGCTGAGTCGCCTCGCTGATGCCATCAACGAAGGCCGTCATGGTTCCAACGAGCAGCGTGGCGCCGACAACCAAGGTTGA
- a CDS encoding glycosyltransferase family 2 protein, translated as MFISVVIPTYNRRDILEKCLRSLDCQSACSEIDEYEVVVVDDGSTDGTPDWLRSSAGAFSRVRLIEQSHGGPAEGRNRGVAHARGDVIVFIDSDLVVTPTFLASHAQALARQWQRSGNRLCFTYGAVINTADFDNPTGERHKLRDLSWAYFATGNVAIDRQVLEQSGLFDTGFRLYGWEDLELGERLRQMGVQLVRCPEAVGYHWHPAFRLAQIPDLIRVERERARMGLVFYRKHPSRRVRMIIQFTWMHRLLWGLLTLGGLLNERSLRPVLAWLIRLGQPSLALELLRLPLNRIGVEALFREARQAGLS; from the coding sequence ATGTTCATCAGCGTCGTGATTCCCACCTACAACAGACGCGACATCCTCGAGAAGTGTCTGCGTTCTCTGGATTGTCAGAGCGCTTGTTCAGAAATTGATGAGTATGAGGTTGTCGTGGTGGATGACGGATCCACCGATGGCACGCCTGACTGGCTCAGATCATCGGCAGGGGCGTTCTCCAGGGTCCGTTTGATTGAGCAGAGCCATGGGGGACCTGCCGAGGGACGCAACCGTGGCGTTGCTCATGCCCGGGGCGATGTGATCGTCTTCATCGACAGTGATCTGGTCGTCACGCCGACATTCCTGGCCAGTCATGCGCAGGCTCTTGCGAGGCAATGGCAGCGTTCCGGAAACCGTCTCTGCTTCACCTACGGCGCAGTGATCAACACCGCTGATTTCGACAATCCAACAGGAGAGCGTCACAAGCTGCGTGATCTGTCCTGGGCTTATTTCGCAACTGGAAATGTCGCCATCGATCGACAAGTGCTGGAACAGTCTGGCCTGTTTGATACGGGATTCAGGTTGTACGGCTGGGAGGACCTCGAACTGGGTGAACGTCTCCGCCAGATGGGAGTGCAGCTGGTTCGCTGTCCTGAAGCCGTTGGTTATCACTGGCATCCCGCTTTTCGCCTTGCTCAGATCCCCGATCTCATCAGGGTCGAACGGGAACGCGCCCGCATGGGGCTTGTGTTTTATCGAAAGCATCCCAGTCGCAGGGTGCGAATGATCATCCAGTTCACCTGGATGCATCGTCTGCTCTGGGGTCTGCTGACGTTGGGGGGCTTGCTCAATGAACGCAGCTTGCGACCAGTGCTGGCCTGGTTGATTCGCCTGGGTCAACCGTCCCTGGCACTTGAGCTGCTGAGACTTCCGCTCAACCGCATCGGTGTGGAGGCTTTGTTTCGAGAAGCGCGTCAGGCCGGGCTGTCCTGA
- a CDS encoding NADPH-dependent assimilatory sulfite reductase hemoprotein subunit — MLDGPAARTESIDTALSKAEKRKLYSGHLREPLQSELLNDDIRFSEDAVQLLKFHGSYQQNHRELRKTDKVRCWQMMLRLRNPGGRVPADLFAALDDLSDRYGDGTLRATTRQAFQMHGVPKGDLKTVIGTIITNLGSTLAACGDINRNVMAPPAPYEKGAYPAARALADQIADLLSPEAAEGSYLDMWIDGDHSYRFQPAKTVSKARTRQQKGGVFSGSGAEPLYGDTYLPRKFKVAVTVPGDNSVDLLTQDIGLVAFVDASGALKGCNVYVGGGMGRTHNQEDTFARTADVLGYVKAEDIFDLLQAIMALQRDHGDREVRKHARMKYLLHQRGITWFRSTLRKHYFKGDLKGIRQEPVAKLQDYLGWHRQKKGLWFVGLPMMCGRLEGAVKKGLRKIVQTYQLEVRLTANQDLLLCNIGAAQKTSIKQELAELGFELPGEPAPLARHAIACPALPTCGLAITEAERILPDVLDRLDALLQKLGIDQSVLVRMTGCPNGCARPYMAELALVGSGLNQYQLWLGGTPNLQVLARPFLQKMPLDQLESTLEPLLINWKQCGVRRSFGAHVNRLGDELVQQLLETEA; from the coding sequence GTGCTGGATGGGCCTGCAGCGCGCACAGAGTCGATCGATACAGCACTGTCAAAAGCTGAGAAAAGGAAGCTTTACAGCGGTCATCTGCGCGAACCGCTCCAGTCGGAACTGCTAAACGACGACATCCGTTTCAGTGAGGATGCGGTTCAGCTGCTGAAATTCCACGGCAGCTATCAACAGAACCATCGCGAACTGCGCAAAACCGACAAGGTGCGTTGCTGGCAGATGATGCTGCGGCTGCGCAATCCAGGTGGTCGGGTTCCAGCTGACCTGTTCGCAGCTCTGGATGACCTCTCCGACCGCTATGGCGACGGCACACTTCGCGCCACCACCCGACAGGCCTTTCAGATGCATGGGGTGCCCAAAGGTGACTTGAAGACCGTGATCGGCACGATCATCACCAACCTGGGCTCAACTCTCGCCGCCTGTGGTGATATCAACCGCAACGTGATGGCGCCCCCTGCGCCGTACGAGAAGGGTGCTTACCCCGCCGCACGTGCGCTCGCTGATCAAATCGCTGATCTGCTCAGTCCTGAAGCAGCTGAGGGGTCCTATCTGGACATGTGGATTGATGGTGACCACAGCTATCGCTTTCAACCAGCCAAAACGGTGAGCAAGGCTCGCACCCGCCAGCAAAAGGGAGGCGTCTTCTCGGGCAGCGGAGCGGAACCCCTTTATGGCGACACCTACCTGCCGCGCAAATTCAAGGTCGCCGTCACCGTGCCTGGTGATAACTCCGTGGATCTGCTGACGCAGGACATCGGTCTTGTGGCTTTTGTCGATGCCTCAGGAGCACTGAAAGGTTGCAATGTCTACGTGGGTGGCGGCATGGGCCGAACCCACAACCAGGAAGACACGTTTGCAAGAACTGCCGACGTCCTCGGCTACGTGAAAGCAGAGGACATCTTCGATCTGCTGCAGGCGATCATGGCTCTGCAGAGGGACCATGGAGATCGGGAAGTCCGCAAGCACGCCCGAATGAAATATCTCCTGCATCAGCGGGGGATCACCTGGTTCAGATCAACTCTGCGCAAGCACTACTTCAAAGGTGATCTGAAGGGGATCCGCCAGGAACCGGTTGCCAAGCTTCAGGACTATCTGGGTTGGCACCGTCAGAAGAAAGGCCTCTGGTTCGTTGGCTTACCGATGATGTGCGGACGACTGGAAGGTGCAGTGAAAAAAGGGTTGCGCAAGATTGTGCAGACCTATCAACTGGAGGTCCGCCTCACGGCCAATCAGGACCTACTGCTCTGCAACATCGGGGCTGCACAGAAAACATCGATCAAGCAGGAACTCGCCGAACTGGGATTTGAACTTCCAGGTGAACCGGCCCCACTGGCACGTCATGCGATTGCTTGCCCAGCTCTGCCGACATGCGGGCTGGCGATCACAGAGGCCGAGAGAATTCTCCCCGATGTGCTCGATCGCCTGGATGCGTTACTGCAAAAACTGGGCATCGACCAATCGGTGTTAGTGCGCATGACCGGATGCCCCAATGGCTGCGCCCGGCCTTACATGGCCGAACTCGCTCTGGTGGGCAGTGGCCTGAATCAATACCAGCTCTGGCTGGGTGGGACTCCGAATCTTCAGGTGCTCGCCAGGCCCTTCCTGCAGAAGATGCCCCTTGATCAACTGGAATCAACTCTTGAGCCCTTGCTGATCAACTGGAAACAGTGCGGGGTCAGGCGCAGTTTTGGAGCTCACGTCAACAGGCTCGGAGACGAGTTGGTTCAACAACTCCTGGAAACGGAGGCGTAG
- the tsf gene encoding translation elongation factor Ts: MAAAVSAKLVKELRDKTGAGMMDCKKALAATDGDADKAVEWLRQKGIASAEKKSGRTAAEGAIGSYIHTGARVGVLIEINCETDFVARGDMFQELLRDVSMQVAACPGVEYVTTDEIPSEIREREKAIEMGRDDLEGKPEQMKEKIVEGRINKRLKELALMEQPFIKDSSLTVAELVKQTAGKIGENVKVRRFTRYTLGEGIEIEESDFAAEVASMSKG, translated from the coding sequence ATGGCTGCTGCCGTATCCGCCAAGCTCGTTAAGGAACTCCGCGACAAGACCGGCGCTGGAATGATGGATTGCAAGAAAGCTCTTGCAGCAACTGATGGTGATGCCGACAAAGCCGTTGAGTGGCTTCGTCAGAAAGGTATCGCCAGCGCCGAAAAGAAATCTGGTCGCACTGCCGCTGAGGGTGCCATCGGCAGCTACATCCACACGGGAGCTCGCGTTGGTGTCCTGATCGAAATCAACTGCGAAACCGATTTCGTTGCGCGTGGCGACATGTTCCAGGAATTGCTCCGCGACGTGTCCATGCAGGTGGCTGCCTGTCCTGGTGTGGAGTACGTCACCACCGATGAGATTCCTTCAGAGATCCGCGAGCGTGAGAAAGCGATCGAAATGGGTCGTGATGACCTTGAAGGCAAGCCCGAGCAGATGAAGGAGAAGATTGTTGAGGGTCGCATCAACAAGCGCCTCAAGGAACTGGCTCTGATGGAACAGCCCTTCATCAAGGACAGCTCCTTGACCGTGGCGGAGCTCGTCAAACAGACAGCAGGCAAGATCGGCGAAAACGTCAAGGTGCGTCGATTCACCCGCTACACCCTTGGAGAGGGCATTGAGATTGAAGAGTCCGACTTCGCTGCAGAAGTCGCCTCCATGTCGAAAGGCTGA
- the recG gene encoding ATP-dependent DNA helicase RecG, whose translation MVAQPAGDSSTQLNAGLDYQALERFLVWIRPLQQALSLEVDRGFSNLQGRNERFDSFMQRELGTPPQIPLPGDVPPRLQALAKDFADYASLDDAARRRQVTVVRQWLHALRQRLEPSAPMAPPRLKVAQRSSSSAASTPAAPGLDSPLAQVKGIGPKLAERLASLGLLLVRDLILHYPRDYVDYSALRRIDALVPGETATIVATVRRCHGFTSPRNPNLSIIELQLQDPTGRIKVTRFLAGKRFSNPSYLHGQTRQYPNGATVAVSGLVKSGPYGISFQDPLIEVMESAQAPLRSSRIGRLLPVYPLTEGLTADRFRSLIERVLPSVRLWPEPLPRGRRDARQLLSRDRALVAIHRPESSDQLQQARHRLVFDEFLLLQLGLMQRRAALKQRSAPSLSSSASDRDGLLGRFLTMLPFEFTAAQQRVLAEIESDLNRQEPMARLVQGDVGSGKTVVAVAALLRAIQAGWQGAMMAPTEVLAEQHYRSLCGWMPALHVTVELLTGSTPQKQRRRILADVASGACKILVGTHALLEDPVAFSRLGLVVVDEQHRFGVRQRNRLLGKGLQPHLLTMTATPIPRTLALSLHGDLDVSQIDELPPGRTPIRTAMITGSNRDEAYDLIRDEVDKGQRAYVVLPLVEESEKMDLRSAVDVHRQLADEVFPDLQVGLLHGRLASADKQAVIRAFASGETKVLVSTTVVEVGVDVPEASVMVIDHADRFGLAQLHQLRGRVGRGAAASHCLLINDSRNPLARQRLEVLVRSTDGFEIAEMDLRLRGPGQVLGTRQSGLPDLALASLADDGSVLEEAREEAADILREDPELRDYAVLRRLLDEQRSRVTSAAQLN comes from the coding sequence TTGGTGGCCCAACCAGCCGGAGACTCCTCAACTCAGTTGAACGCCGGCCTGGATTATCAGGCTCTTGAGCGGTTTCTGGTGTGGATCCGACCTCTGCAGCAGGCGTTGTCATTGGAGGTAGACCGCGGTTTCAGCAATCTTCAGGGCCGCAACGAACGCTTTGACAGCTTCATGCAGCGCGAGCTGGGAACGCCTCCGCAGATCCCTTTGCCAGGCGATGTTCCGCCTCGTCTTCAGGCTTTGGCGAAGGACTTCGCCGACTACGCATCCCTTGATGATGCAGCCCGCCGCCGACAGGTCACCGTGGTTAGGCAATGGCTGCATGCTCTGCGCCAGCGGCTGGAGCCATCAGCACCCATGGCTCCACCGCGCCTGAAGGTTGCGCAACGATCTTCGTCGTCTGCTGCATCCACGCCTGCCGCACCTGGTCTCGACAGTCCACTCGCTCAGGTGAAAGGCATCGGGCCGAAACTCGCAGAGCGACTGGCCAGTCTGGGGCTATTGCTGGTCCGTGATCTGATCCTCCATTACCCCAGGGATTACGTCGACTATTCGGCGCTGCGACGCATTGATGCCCTTGTGCCGGGTGAAACAGCAACGATCGTGGCCACGGTGCGTCGCTGCCATGGCTTCACCAGTCCCCGCAATCCCAACCTGTCGATCATTGAGCTGCAGCTTCAGGATCCAACAGGGCGGATCAAGGTGACCCGGTTCCTGGCTGGAAAGCGGTTCAGCAATCCCTCCTATCTGCATGGTCAGACCCGTCAGTACCCCAATGGAGCCACGGTGGCCGTCAGTGGTCTGGTCAAAAGCGGGCCTTATGGAATCAGTTTTCAAGATCCACTGATCGAAGTGATGGAAAGTGCTCAGGCACCGCTTCGTTCCAGCCGCATCGGCCGGCTGCTGCCTGTGTATCCACTGACGGAGGGGCTGACCGCGGATCGCTTCCGTTCGCTGATCGAACGCGTTCTGCCTTCGGTGCGTCTGTGGCCAGAGCCCCTTCCCCGGGGCCGGCGTGATGCTCGGCAGCTGCTCAGTCGGGATCGGGCCTTGGTGGCGATTCATCGTCCTGAGTCATCTGATCAACTTCAGCAGGCCCGGCATCGCCTGGTCTTTGACGAGTTTCTGTTGCTGCAGCTCGGCTTGATGCAACGCCGCGCGGCGTTGAAGCAGCGCTCCGCTCCCTCCCTGAGCAGCAGTGCCTCGGATCGTGACGGGTTGCTGGGTCGGTTCCTCACCATGCTGCCGTTTGAATTCACTGCAGCGCAGCAGCGGGTGCTGGCGGAAATCGAGTCAGATCTGAACCGCCAGGAACCCATGGCTCGACTGGTTCAGGGAGATGTCGGCAGCGGCAAGACGGTCGTTGCCGTGGCTGCGCTGTTGAGGGCCATTCAGGCTGGATGGCAGGGGGCAATGATGGCCCCAACGGAGGTTCTTGCTGAGCAGCACTACCGCAGCCTCTGCGGCTGGATGCCGGCGCTGCATGTCACCGTTGAGCTGTTAACGGGGTCGACACCACAGAAGCAACGGCGCAGGATCCTCGCTGACGTTGCCTCTGGGGCGTGCAAAATTCTGGTTGGCACCCATGCCCTGCTGGAGGACCCGGTGGCCTTCTCCCGTCTTGGCCTCGTGGTGGTCGACGAACAGCACCGCTTCGGTGTGCGTCAGCGCAACCGTTTGCTCGGTAAGGGTCTGCAACCCCATTTGCTCACCATGACGGCTACGCCAATCCCTCGCACCTTGGCGCTCTCGCTGCATGGTGATCTGGATGTGAGTCAGATCGATGAACTGCCACCCGGCCGGACGCCGATTCGTACCGCCATGATCACCGGTTCGAATCGCGACGAGGCTTACGACTTGATCCGGGACGAGGTGGACAAGGGCCAGCGGGCCTATGTCGTTCTGCCTCTGGTGGAGGAGTCCGAAAAGATGGATCTGCGCTCAGCAGTGGATGTGCACCGACAGCTTGCCGATGAGGTGTTTCCTGATCTTCAGGTGGGTCTTCTGCACGGTCGTCTTGCAAGCGCCGACAAACAGGCTGTGATTAGAGCCTTCGCTTCTGGGGAGACCAAGGTTCTGGTTTCGACCACCGTGGTGGAGGTGGGCGTGGATGTGCCGGAGGCCAGTGTGATGGTGATCGACCATGCTGATCGTTTCGGTCTTGCGCAGTTGCATCAGCTGCGTGGTCGTGTCGGCCGAGGCGCAGCGGCCTCCCACTGCCTGCTGATCAACGACAGTCGCAACCCTCTAGCCCGCCAGCGTCTTGAGGTGCTGGTGCGTTCCACCGACGGTTTCGAGATCGCTGAAATGGATCTGCGCTTGCGTGGACCTGGCCAGGTCCTCGGCACCCGTCAATCCGGCCTTCCGGATCTAGCGCTCGCAAGCCTGGCTGATGATGGATCTGTGCTGGAGGAAGCGCGCGAAGAAGCTGCCGACATCCTGCGTGAAGATCCAGAGCTCAGAGACTATGCCGTGCTCAGGCGTCTTCTTGATGAGCAGCGCAGTCGTGTGACATCTGCGGCTCAGCTCAACTGA